In a single window of the Nodularia spumigena CCY9414 genome:
- a CDS encoding non-ribosomal peptide synthetase, translating into MQAGMLFHTLYAPNSGVYFEQRSCLIRGDLNLAAFRQAWQGVVKRHSVLRTAFHYSELEKPLQVVYDSVDLPWQKLDWCGLKVTEKEAKLTEFLESDCNCGFDLQQPPLMRCAVIRLEANKYQFIWSHHHLLMDGWCNGILLTEVFTLYKAFCQEQDLILPPPTPYSNYILWLQQQNPEQAENYWRKHLQDFTAPTVLGNRENNQSSILSQKLKVNSQQTETLQNFVRQHRLTLNTLVQGAWALLLSRYSDENDVIFGTTVSGRPPELPQVAKIVGLFINTLPVRVDVDGERQIIPWLQQLQGEQVEREQYSYSSLVDIQGWSSVPRGTPLFESLLVFENYPVSIESIIKTFDQTLQIEDTQGFEKTNYPLTLTVIPGQELLFKVSYDVSCFDAAMISRLLGHLEILLMSMVNDPEQRVAQISILTTQERQLILKKWNQTTQAYPNQCIHQLFEAQVERTPDEIALVFGEECWTYRELNHKANQLAHYLQQLGVKPETIVGICLERSPEMIISLLGVLKAGGVYLPLDPTYPDERLRWILADAQVEVMLTQRRKDAKEEGRVVCWDADGEAIALQSIENPISDVTAASLAYVIYTSGSTGKPKGVMIEQRSLTNTITALQQQLGISCTDHWLAITTIAFDIAALELFLPLIVGARVILTPQTALVDPLQIAAIIEQQQITVMQATPATWRLLIAHGWTGKADLKILCGGETLDQSLAQQLLLSGQEVWNLYGPTETTIWSAAQKLTHNQPVTIGHPIANTQFYILDQHLQPVPIGVPGELYIAGAGVARGYLNRPELTTEKFLLKTPLCASAPLRENTLYKTGDRTRYLPDGTIEYLGRIDNQVKIRGFRIELGEIESLLSQHPEVQTSVVVVTEDTSEDKRLVAYIVSENPEITDLRQYLAKHLPDYMIPSQFITLDALPLTPNGKVDRRTLPKPQFKTSSETIAPRTPTEELLLSIWQSILNLTSVGITDNFFTLGGHSLLVIRLVSQIQQVFGVDISLRQIFENPTIVELATLINSSRFVEFNYPTLTLPLERGGNMISSLPLERGGNMISSLPPLQGGTKGGKSLLSFAQQRLWMLAQIEPENPSYNVATALRLTGDVNVDVLTESFKEIIQRHEVLRTNFLNVDGQGVAVIKPEIDINIPIVDLSFLPLSQQQKLAKEESQQTFNLAESLLLRAKLLYLNNHEYILLLTMHHIITDGWSINVFAQEMATIYQAFSQGKLSPLQPLKIQYADFAAWQRSQNDKFNYQLEYWRQQLESAPELLELPTDYPRPAIQTFRGQRHSFIISGELTEKIKQLGQETHTTLFMVMFSALSILLHRYSQQEKIVIGSPVANRHYPGTDELIGFFVNTFALLISLEDNPTVAELLPRVREMVLSAYSHQDVPFEQVVEGLNVARSLSHSPLFQVMLVAENAPTQSIEIPGLCWSPLEIDGGTAKFDLTLMIAETDAGLQGKWEYNCDLFTETTIHRFTEHFQNILLGMTSQPSPKISDLSLMSAGELQQIISFGTSPINLITDCIQELFEQQVAKFGDEIAVICNHQKITYSELNAKANQLAYHLKYLGVQPEIAVGICVYRSLYFIIAILAILKAGGFYVPLDPTYPQERLEFLIEDAQIQVLLTQQQHIPQLPDLSIFCFDTDTANLGHYPTTNPVNQSTPENLAYVMYTSGSTGVPKGVCIPHRGVVRLVKDCNYIDLSADESLLQAAPIAFDASTFEIWGALLNGSRLVILSSQQPTLAEIAQAITDYQITTLWLTAGLFHLMVDEHIESLKSVKQLIAGGDVLSAVHINKLLQTHPECRVINGYGPTENTTFTCCHSVTDICQGNTVPIGRPINNTQVYILDKHLNPLPVGVPGELYIAGDGLARGYLNQPDLTAEKFIQHPFPTPHSPLPTPLYKTGDRTRYLPHGTIEYLGRLDNQVKIRGFRIELGEIEAVLNQHPAVKECVVITREKQLIAYFIPLDSTPDNLRDFLQERLPDYLIPHFFVSLESLPLTTNGKVDRQKLPAIEITSFPDGSIARTDIEAKLAEVWSSVLNLSQVGIYDNFFALGGDSIVVIQLISRANQVGLKLSHKQIFQHQTIAELAAVVISNESILPPQGMITGAVLMTPIQYWFFEQELVNQHHFNQAVFLECSEKLQQQVLVDTIKYLLLHHDMLRCQFVSGDLFTQRRRGAERDIGGEIVELEDFPLVFCDLSGFNESEQNRVIQDVAGEIQASLNIGDAPLLRVVHFDLGEVSKLLIVAHHLVVDGVSWRILLADFQTVYQQVLVGKRIVLPAKTISFLSWSEKLHDYAQTEYLKEELTYWLSRNYTEVKLLPIDYSDGSNQVADVETVTIKLSVEDTQGLLTEVPPVYNTQVNDVLLTAVTSTISNWINNPLVLVDLEGYGRNFPGEDIDISRTVGWFTAIYPCLLQKSSDDWGEMLKGIKEQLRTVPNQGFNYGILRYLHNGEISEKLQNLPQAEISFNYLGQLDLGLDNGKFQWLPLPEITTQDKQQTRRYAIEIIGFIREGKLQFDWVYSRQQYQQKTIAQLANNFQQGLKEIINHCRLPNIGGYTPSDFELGNLNQDTLDLVMGMISFEAEGVE; encoded by the coding sequence TGGTTTCGATTTACAGCAACCTCCCTTAATGCGCTGTGCTGTGATTCGCTTAGAAGCTAATAAATACCAGTTTATCTGGAGTCACCATCATTTACTCATGGATGGTTGGTGTAACGGTATTTTATTAACAGAAGTCTTTACACTATATAAAGCATTTTGTCAAGAGCAGGATTTAATATTACCACCTCCTACACCTTACAGTAATTATATTCTTTGGCTACAGCAACAAAACCCAGAACAAGCGGAAAATTATTGGCGCAAGCATCTTCAAGATTTTACAGCACCCACAGTTTTGGGGAATAGAGAAAATAACCAATCCTCAATTCTCAGTCAAAAGTTAAAAGTCAACAGTCAACAAACTGAAACATTACAAAACTTTGTCCGTCAGCATCGTCTCACCCTCAATACCTTAGTACAAGGAGCTTGGGCGTTATTATTAAGCCGTTATAGCGATGAGAATGATGTTATATTTGGTACTACTGTTTCCGGTCGTCCTCCAGAATTACCGCAAGTAGCAAAGATAGTTGGACTATTTATTAATACTTTACCCGTGCGGGTTGATGTAGATGGAGAGAGGCAAATCATACCTTGGCTGCAACAATTGCAAGGGGAACAGGTAGAAAGAGAACAATATAGTTATAGTTCTTTGGTAGATATTCAAGGTTGGAGTTCCGTCCCTCGCGGTACACCTTTGTTTGAGAGTTTGCTGGTATTTGAGAATTATCCAGTTTCTATAGAATCAATAATCAAAACTTTTGATCAGACTCTCCAAATTGAAGATACTCAAGGATTTGAAAAAACAAATTATCCTCTGACATTAACAGTAATTCCTGGGCAGGAGTTGTTATTTAAAGTTAGTTATGATGTTTCTTGTTTTGATGCAGCAATGATTTCGCGTCTTTTAGGACATTTGGAAATTTTGCTAATGTCAATGGTGAATGATCCTGAGCAAAGGGTTGCACAAATATCAATATTAACTACCCAGGAAAGACAATTAATATTAAAAAAGTGGAATCAAACCACACAAGCGTATCCAAATCAGTGCATTCATCAGCTATTTGAGGCGCAGGTGGAAAGAACACCTGATGAAATTGCGTTGGTTTTTGGTGAGGAATGTTGGACTTATAGAGAACTTAATCATAAAGCTAATCAACTGGCGCATTATTTGCAGCAGTTGGGGGTAAAACCGGAAACTATTGTGGGAATTTGTTTGGAACGTTCCCCAGAAATGATCATTTCTCTGTTAGGAGTTCTCAAGGCGGGTGGTGTTTATTTACCTTTAGATCCAACTTACCCTGATGAGCGTTTGAGGTGGATTTTGGCGGATGCTCAGGTGGAGGTAATGCTCACGCAAAGGCGCAAAGACGCAAAGGAGGAAGGGAGGGTTGTTTGTTGGGATGCTGATGGGGAGGCGATCGCACTACAATCTATTGAGAATCCTATCAGTGATGTCACGGCAGCAAGTTTGGCTTATGTAATTTATACTTCTGGTTCTACGGGTAAACCGAAGGGGGTAATGATTGAACAGCGATCGCTCACAAATACTATCACGGCTTTACAACAGCAGTTAGGAATATCTTGTACAGACCATTGGTTAGCAATTACGACTATTGCTTTTGATATTGCAGCTTTAGAGTTGTTTTTGCCTTTAATTGTCGGAGCGCGAGTTATTTTAACACCGCAAACAGCTTTGGTTGACCCCTTGCAGATAGCAGCTATTATCGAACAGCAGCAAATCACTGTGATGCAAGCAACCCCGGCTACTTGGCGTTTACTTATCGCGCATGGTTGGACTGGTAAAGCAGATTTAAAAATTCTCTGCGGTGGGGAAACTTTGGATCAGTCTTTAGCACAGCAGTTGTTATTATCTGGTCAAGAGGTTTGGAATCTTTACGGACCGACGGAAACCACTATTTGGTCAGCAGCACAAAAACTTACCCATAATCAACCTGTTACCATTGGTCATCCCATCGCCAACACCCAATTTTACATCCTTGATCAACATTTACAACCCGTTCCCATCGGTGTACCTGGAGAACTATACATTGCTGGTGCGGGAGTCGCCAGAGGTTACTTAAACCGTCCTGAATTGACAACAGAAAAATTTCTCCTCAAAACTCCTCTCTGCGCCTCTGCGCCTCTGCGTGAGAATACCCTATATAAAACAGGCGATCGCACCCGTTACCTCCCAGATGGTACAATTGAATACTTAGGAAGAATAGACAACCAAGTAAAAATTCGGGGATTTAGGATTGAATTAGGTGAAATAGAATCGTTACTCAGTCAACATCCAGAGGTACAGACATCTGTTGTAGTGGTGACTGAAGATACATCTGAAGATAAGCGGTTAGTTGCTTATATTGTCTCAGAAAATCCAGAAATAACAGATTTGCGGCAATATTTGGCAAAGCATCTGCCAGATTACATGATTCCTTCCCAATTTATCACCTTAGATGCACTACCGCTCACTCCTAACGGTAAAGTTGACCGTCGTACATTACCAAAGCCACAATTCAAAACATCATCAGAGACAATTGCACCACGCACACCCACAGAAGAATTACTGCTGAGTATTTGGCAAAGTATATTAAATTTAACCTCAGTGGGAATTACAGATAATTTCTTTACTTTGGGTGGTCATTCACTATTAGTTATTCGTTTGGTTTCCCAAATTCAACAAGTATTTGGGGTGGATATTTCTTTACGACAAATATTTGAAAACCCGACAATTGTTGAATTAGCAACGTTAATTAATTCCTCTCGATTTGTTGAGTTTAATTACCCCACCCTAACCCTCCCCTTGGAAAGGGGAGGGAACATGATTTCCAGTCTCCCCTTGGAAAGGGGAGGGAACATGATTTCCAGTCTCCCCCCTTTACAAGGGGGGACTAAGGGGGGTAAATCTTTGCTTTCCTTTGCTCAACAACGCTTGTGGATGCTGGCACAAATTGAACCTGAAAACCCATCCTACAACGTAGCGACCGCTTTACGACTTACTGGTGATGTGAATGTTGATGTGCTGACAGAAAGTTTCAAAGAAATTATTCAGCGCCATGAAGTATTGCGTACCAACTTTTTAAATGTAGATGGTCAAGGTGTAGCAGTAATTAAACCGGAAATAGATATAAATATCCCAATTGTAGATTTAAGTTTTCTTCCTTTATCTCAACAACAAAAACTTGCAAAAGAAGAAAGTCAGCAAACATTTAATTTAGCAGAAAGTCTACTTTTACGCGCCAAATTATTATACTTAAACAATCACGAATATATCTTATTACTAACCATGCACCACATTATTACTGATGGTTGGTCAATTAATGTATTCGCGCAGGAAATGGCGACTATATATCAAGCATTTTCTCAAGGAAAACTCTCACCTCTACAACCATTAAAAATTCAGTATGCTGATTTTGCCGCTTGGCAGAGGTCGCAAAATGATAAATTTAACTATCAACTGGAATATTGGCGACAACAATTAGAGTCAGCACCAGAACTATTAGAATTACCTACAGATTATCCTCGTCCAGCTATTCAAACATTTCGAGGTCAGCGACACAGTTTTATCATATCTGGGGAATTAACCGAGAAAATTAAACAACTTGGTCAAGAAACGCATACTACATTATTTATGGTAATGTTTTCGGCGTTAAGTATCTTGTTGCATCGCTATAGTCAACAAGAAAAAATCGTCATTGGTAGTCCTGTAGCTAATCGTCATTATCCTGGAACTGATGAATTAATTGGCTTTTTTGTCAATACTTTTGCACTGTTGATTTCCCTAGAAGATAATCCCACCGTGGCGGAATTATTACCACGGGTGCGGGAAATGGTGTTATCTGCATATAGCCATCAAGATGTACCATTTGAGCAGGTAGTGGAAGGGTTGAACGTGGCGCGCTCTTTGAGTCACTCACCCTTATTTCAAGTTATGCTGGTAGCGGAAAATGCACCAACCCAATCAATAGAAATTCCTGGGTTGTGTTGGAGTCCCTTAGAAATTGATGGCGGTACAGCAAAATTTGACCTCACCTTAATGATTGCGGAAACAGACGCAGGTTTACAAGGTAAATGGGAATATAACTGTGATTTATTTACAGAAACAACGATTCACCGTTTTACAGAACATTTCCAAAATATTTTGCTAGGGATGACTTCTCAACCGAGTCCAAAAATCTCCGATTTATCTTTGATGAGTGCGGGAGAACTTCAGCAAATCATTAGTTTTGGTACTTCGCCAATAAATCTCATAACTGATTGCATACAAGAATTATTTGAGCAGCAAGTCGCAAAATTTGGTGATGAAATTGCAGTTATTTGTAATCATCAAAAAATTACTTACTCAGAACTCAACGCCAAAGCTAATCAACTCGCATATCATCTCAAATATTTAGGAGTTCAGCCAGAAATAGCCGTAGGAATTTGCGTTTACCGTTCCCTATATTTTATCATTGCTATTTTAGCAATCCTCAAAGCTGGCGGTTTCTATGTTCCCTTAGATCCTACTTATCCCCAAGAACGTCTAGAATTTTTAATTGAAGATGCTCAAATACAGGTACTACTTACCCAACAGCAGCACATTCCCCAATTACCCGATTTATCCATCTTCTGCTTTGATACAGACACAGCAAATCTAGGACATTACCCCACAACCAACCCAGTCAACCAAAGCACACCAGAAAATCTCGCCTACGTCATGTACACCTCTGGTTCTACAGGAGTTCCCAAGGGTGTATGTATCCCCCATCGTGGTGTAGTGCGACTCGTCAAAGATTGCAATTATATAGATTTAAGTGCTGATGAAAGCTTACTTCAAGCAGCACCCATAGCTTTTGATGCTTCTACATTTGAAATTTGGGGAGCATTGTTAAATGGTAGTCGTTTGGTAATTTTATCTAGTCAACAGCCCACATTAGCAGAAATTGCACAGGCTATTACAGATTACCAAATTACTACTTTGTGGTTAACCGCCGGCTTATTTCATCTGATGGTGGATGAACATATTGAAAGTTTGAAATCAGTTAAACAATTAATAGCTGGTGGTGATGTTTTATCTGCGGTTCATATTAACAAATTGCTGCAAACTCATCCTGAATGTCGTGTAATTAACGGTTACGGTCCTACAGAAAATACTACCTTTACCTGTTGTCATAGTGTTACCGATATCTGTCAGGGGAATACTGTTCCTATCGGTCGCCCTATCAATAATACACAAGTTTATATTCTGGATAAGCACCTCAACCCTTTACCTGTAGGAGTTCCAGGTGAATTATATATTGCCGGTGATGGACTGGCGCGTGGTTACTTAAATCAACCAGATTTAACAGCCGAAAAGTTTATTCAGCATCCTTTCCCTACTCCCCACTCCCCACTCCCCACTCCCTTATATAAGACAGGCGATCGCACCCGCTACCTTCCTCATGGTACAATTGAATACTTAGGCAGATTAGATAACCAAGTAAAAATCCGGGGGTTTCGCATTGAGTTGGGTGAAATTGAAGCAGTATTAAATCAGCATCCAGCAGTAAAAGAATGTGTAGTTATTACTCGTGAAAAACAACTTATAGCCTACTTTATACCTTTAGATAGTACACCAGATAATCTCAGAGATTTTTTACAAGAACGTCTTCCTGATTATTTAATTCCTCACTTTTTTGTTTCTTTAGAAAGTCTACCTCTGACAACTAACGGTAAGGTAGATAGACAGAAATTACCAGCAATAGAAATTACAAGTTTTCCAGATGGAAGTATAGCGCGTACTGATATAGAAGCGAAATTAGCAGAAGTTTGGTCATCAGTTTTGAATTTGTCCCAAGTGGGTATTTATGATAATTTCTTTGCACTTGGTGGCGATTCAATTGTGGTAATTCAGTTAATTAGTCGTGCTAATCAGGTAGGATTAAAGTTAAGTCATAAGCAGATTTTTCAACATCAAACTATTGCTGAACTTGCAGCAGTTGTTATTTCTAATGAATCAATTCTACCGCCGCAGGGTATGATTACTGGTGCTGTATTAATGACCCCGATTCAATATTGGTTTTTTGAACAGGAGTTGGTGAATCAACATCATTTTAATCAGGCGGTGTTTTTAGAGTGTTCTGAGAAGTTACAACAGCAAGTTCTGGTTGATACCATCAAATATTTATTGCTGCATCATGATATGTTGCGGTGTCAATTTGTAAGTGGGGATTTATTCACGCAGAGGCGCAGAGGCGCAGAGAGAGATATAGGAGGAGAAATTGTTGAGTTAGAGGATTTTCCTCTGGTTTTTTGTGATTTATCAGGTTTTAATGAGAGTGAGCAGAATAGAGTTATTCAAGATGTTGCTGGTGAAATACAGGCTAGTTTAAATATTGGTGATGCTCCTTTATTGAGGGTAGTTCATTTTGATTTGGGTGAGGTTTCTAAGTTATTAATTGTTGCTCATCATTTGGTTGTTGATGGGGTTTCTTGGCGGATTTTGTTGGCGGATTTTCAAACTGTATATCAACAGGTTTTAGTCGGGAAGAGGATTGTTTTACCTGCTAAGACGATTTCTTTTTTAAGTTGGTCTGAGAAATTACATGATTATGCTCAGACGGAATATCTCAAGGAGGAATTAACATATTGGTTATCAAGGAATTATACAGAAGTTAAACTATTACCCATCGATTATTCTGATGGTAGTAATCAGGTGGCTGATGTTGAGACTGTGACTATAAAACTTTCTGTGGAAGATACACAAGGTTTGCTAACAGAAGTTCCTCCGGTCTACAATACGCAAGTTAATGATGTTTTATTAACGGCTGTAACGTCTACTATATCAAACTGGATAAATAATCCTTTGGTGTTGGTTGATTTAGAAGGTTATGGACGTAATTTTCCGGGTGAAGATATAGATATTTCTCGAACTGTGGGATGGTTTACGGCAATTTATCCTTGTTTATTACAAAAGTCTAGTGATGACTGGGGTGAAATGCTTAAGGGTATTAAAGAACAATTACGCACAGTCCCAAACCAAGGATTTAATTATGGAATCTTGCGCTATCTTCACAACGGGGAAATTTCAGAGAAGTTGCAGAATTTACCCCAAGCTGAGATTAGTTTTAACTATTTAGGACAATTAGATTTAGGTTTAGATAATGGAAAATTTCAATGGCTACCCTTACCAGAAATTACAACCCAAGATAAACAACAAACTCGACGCTATGCTATAGAAATTATTGGGTTTATCCGCGAAGGTAAATTACAGTTTGATTGGGTATATAGTCGGCAACAGTATCAACAGAAAACTATTGCACAATTAGCAAACAATTTTCAGCAAGGATTAAAAGAAATTATTAATCACTGTCGTTTACCTAATATCGGAGGTTACACACCTTCTGATTTTGAGTTAGGTAATTTAAATCAGGATACTTTAGATTTAGTGATGGGGATGATTAGTTTTGAAGCGGAGGGTGTGGAATGA
- a CDS encoding non-ribosomal peptide synthetase, translating into MNTNLNRQNIEDIYPLSPLQQGMLFHSLYAPNSGAYVVQVSYELHGSLNIRAFDATWQYLINRYPVLRTAYVWDKLEKPLQVVGKQVEFSISHLDWCNFTGDKQQESLKALLQKQREQGFNLSQAPLMQITLIKLTNKVYQFVWSYHHLLLDGWSVQVLLKEFIVIYQAYSQQQTPVLANPRRYRDYIAWLQQQNLAEAEVFWKQQLQGFLSPTKLNIEQNRDVRPDNLHSHYSEQNIQLSVELTKKLQTLAKQQQLTINTFVQGAWALLLSRYSGEKDVLFATVSAGRPSSLNGADTMVGLFINTLPFRVLVSPEESLYKWFQKLQQQQVEIREYEYCSLVDIHRWSEVSHSLPLFETLVVFENYPIEPALKQSLDSLEIRNIQAIEQTNYPLTLYATVDSQLSLRLLYDRDRYHHTTITQILEQLETLLLAMTQGDVTLAAIPILSPAQQQQILIDWNATTQEIPQQCVHEIISQQAQQTPDATAVVFADKTLTYAELNAKSNQIAYFLLQLGVKPEARIGVYLERSSPLLIIVLLGILKAGAAYIPLDPTFPPERLRFMMADAELILLLAQTSLNSIITDRLTTINLDELEENINQQPIFDPQVKVTPEQLTYLIYTSGSTGKPKGVMIEGRSLLNILTDLKQRLSITPNDKLLAITTIAFDIAALELFLPLIAGAQIVLAPQTLDPTQLATCIEQNQITVMQATPATWRLLITSGWRGKADLKILCGGEALDNTLAQQLLCCSQEVWNLYGPTETTIWSAAQKLSIDQPVTIGHPIANTQFYVLDQHLQPLPIGVPGELYISGAGVAKGYWQSPDLTAEKFLLKTPPLCASAPLREYTLYKTGDRVRYLRDGKLEYLGRLDNQIKIRGFRIELGEIEAVLTEHPAVTQAVVTLREQEPHLVAYIVPRTEIILTEIRSYVGEKLPTYMIPAAFIELEKLPLTPNGKINRKALPTANNLRLAVSKTLVLPQTEIEQTIAKIWRELLTIENLSIHDNFFDLGGHSLLIVRMQGQLHLQLNQNIPLVDLFRHPTINALAKYLTQKTPSPDPETKSRIAQLQNGKQRLLQQRQTRLKT; encoded by the coding sequence ATGAATACTAACTTAAATCGCCAAAATATAGAAGATATTTATCCCCTCTCACCTTTGCAACAGGGTATGTTATTTCATAGCCTGTACGCGCCTAATTCTGGTGCTTATGTGGTACAGGTCAGTTATGAGTTACATGGAAGTTTAAATATTCGGGCTTTTGATGCTACTTGGCAATATTTAATTAATCGTTATCCGGTTTTACGGACAGCTTATGTTTGGGACAAGTTAGAAAAGCCTTTACAAGTAGTTGGTAAGCAGGTAGAGTTTTCTATATCTCATCTTGATTGGTGTAATTTTACTGGTGATAAACAACAGGAATCTTTAAAAGCATTACTACAAAAACAGCGAGAACAGGGCTTTAATTTGTCTCAAGCACCCTTGATGCAAATAACGCTCATAAAATTAACAAATAAAGTTTATCAATTTGTCTGGAGTTATCACCATTTATTATTAGATGGTTGGTCAGTACAGGTTCTTTTAAAAGAATTTATAGTTATTTATCAAGCATATAGCCAACAACAAACACCCGTTTTAGCAAACCCACGCCGTTATCGAGATTATATCGCTTGGTTACAGCAACAAAACTTGGCGGAAGCTGAGGTTTTTTGGAAACAGCAATTACAGGGTTTTCTGTCTCCAACCAAACTAAATATTGAGCAAAATAGAGATGTTCGTCCAGATAATTTACATAGCCATTATAGTGAGCAAAATATTCAACTTTCAGTCGAATTAACTAAAAAACTGCAAACTCTAGCCAAACAACAACAATTAACCATCAATACCTTTGTCCAAGGTGCTTGGGCGTTGTTATTAAGTCGCTATAGTGGGGAAAAAGATGTTTTATTTGCTACCGTTAGTGCTGGTCGTCCCAGTTCGCTGAATGGTGCTGATACAATGGTGGGATTATTTATTAATACTTTACCATTCCGGGTATTAGTATCACCTGAAGAGTCGTTATATAAATGGTTTCAAAAGTTACAACAGCAGCAAGTAGAAATACGAGAATATGAATATTGTTCTTTAGTGGATATTCATCGCTGGAGTGAAGTTTCACACTCTTTACCACTGTTTGAAACTTTGGTGGTGTTTGAAAATTATCCCATTGAACCCGCCCTGAAACAATCCTTGGATTCTCTGGAGATTCGTAATATTCAAGCTATAGAACAGACTAATTATCCTCTGACGCTGTATGCAACAGTAGATTCTCAGCTTTCTTTAAGACTTTTATACGATCGCGATCGCTATCACCATACCACTATCACCCAAATTTTAGAACAGCTAGAAACACTGTTGTTAGCAATGACACAGGGAGATGTTACTTTAGCCGCAATACCAATTCTCAGTCCCGCCCAACAACAGCAAATACTCATTGACTGGAACGCCACAACCCAGGAAATTCCCCAGCAATGCGTCCATGAAATCATTAGTCAGCAAGCGCAACAAACACCAGACGCGACAGCAGTTGTATTTGCAGATAAAACCCTAACTTACGCCGAATTAAACGCTAAATCCAACCAAATCGCCTATTTTTTATTACAACTGGGAGTCAAACCAGAAGCCAGAATTGGAGTTTATTTAGAGCGTTCATCACCACTATTGATTATAGTCTTACTCGGTATCCTCAAAGCCGGAGCCGCTTACATCCCGCTAGATCCCACCTTCCCCCCAGAACGTCTGCGTTTCATGATGGCAGATGCAGAGTTAATATTATTACTTGCACAAACATCTTTAAATAGTATTATTACTGATAGATTAACAACAATTAACCTCGATGAATTAGAGGAAAATATTAATCAACAGCCAATCTTTGACCCACAAGTTAAAGTAACACCAGAACAACTAACTTATTTAATTTATACATCTGGTTCAACAGGGAAACCAAAAGGAGTCATGATTGAAGGGCGATCGCTCCTCAACATTTTAACAGACCTGAAACAACGATTATCAATTACCCCTAATGACAAACTATTAGCAATAACCACCATCGCCTTTGACATCGCCGCCTTAGAATTATTTCTCCCCTTAATTGCCGGCGCACAAATCGTATTAGCGCCCCAAACCCTTGACCCCACTCAACTTGCAACCTGCATAGAACAAAATCAAATTACCGTCATGCAAGCCACACCCGCTACTTGGAGGTTACTAATAACCAGTGGTTGGCGTGGAAAAGCAGACTTAAAAATCCTCTGTGGTGGAGAAGCATTAGATAACACCCTAGCGCAACAGTTGCTGTGTTGTAGTCAAGAAGTCTGGAACCTATACGGGCCAACAGAAACAACAATTTGGTCAGCAGCCCAAAAACTCAGTATAGATCAACCAGTCACCATAGGTCATCCCATAGCCAACACCCAATTTTACGTCCTCGACCAGCATTTACAACCCCTCCCCATAGGAGTACCAGGAGAATTATATATTAGTGGTGCAGGAGTCGCCAAAGGATATTGGCAAAGCCCAGACCTAACAGCAGAAAAATTTCTCCTTAAAACTCCTCCTCTCTGCGCCTCTGCGCCTCTGCGTGAATACACCCTCTACAAAACAGGCGATCGCGTCCGCTACCTAAGAGATGGTAAACTCGAATACCTGGGTAGACTAGATAATCAAATCAAAATTAGAGGATTTCGCATTGAACTAGGAGAAATAGAAGCAGTATTAACAGAACATCCCGCAGTCACCCAAGCAGTAGTAACACTCAGAGAACAAGAACCTCACTTAGTAGCCTACATAGTCCCCAGAACCGAGATCATCCTCACAGAAATACGCTCCTACGTAGGAGAAAAACTACCCACATATATGATCCCGGCCGCATTTATAGAACTAGAAAAATTACCTTTAACACCCAACGGTAAAATTAACCGCAAAGCATTACCAACAGCAAATAACTTGCGTTTAGCCGTGAGTAAAACCTTAGTGCTACCGCAGACCGAAATTGAGCAAACCATCGCCAAAATTTGGAGAGAACTGCTAACCATAGAAAATCTGAGTATTCATGATAACTTCTTCGACTTAGGAGGACACTCCTTATTAATAGTGAGAATGCAGGGACAACTACACCTCCAACTCAATCAAAACATTCCCCTAGTAGACCTATTCCGCCACCCCACAATTAACGCCCTAGCAAAATATTTAACTCAAAAAACCCCCTCACCCGACCCAGAAACAAAATCAAGAATTGCTCAATTACAAAACGGTAAACAAAGACTCCTCCAACAAAGACAAACCAGACTAAAAACCTAA